One window of Candidatus Desulfatibia profunda genomic DNA carries:
- a CDS encoding YkgJ family cysteine cluster protein — protein MPKSKSTPSISACARCGTCCKKGGPSFHHEDKPLIEKGIILLKCLYTIRKGEPAYDNVKGSLRPAPSDIIKIKYHKDSLTCIFFCESETRCKIYENRPLECRVLTCWDTREIEKIYSKNRLTRKDIAASIEGLWDLIEDHQRRCSYAKVQKLVNALDGGRNDDALKGILIMLRYDSDLRNRVVQKGDLDAGITDFLFGRPLMKTLGLYALKVEKKGDTYCLVPVKY, from the coding sequence TTGCCAAAGAGTAAATCCACACCTTCCATATCAGCATGTGCCCGCTGTGGCACCTGCTGCAAAAAGGGGGGGCCGTCTTTTCACCATGAAGATAAACCGCTGATTGAAAAGGGTATCATTTTATTAAAATGTTTATACACGATCCGCAAAGGCGAGCCGGCCTACGACAATGTCAAAGGGAGCCTGCGACCGGCGCCGTCTGATATTATCAAGATAAAGTATCACAAAGATTCCTTAACGTGCATTTTCTTTTGTGAAAGCGAAACCCGTTGTAAAATTTATGAAAACAGGCCGCTTGAATGCCGCGTGCTGACCTGCTGGGATACGCGGGAAATCGAAAAAATATATTCCAAAAACCGACTGACCCGCAAAGACATTGCTGCATCCATTGAAGGGCTGTGGGACCTGATTGAAGACCACCAACGGCGATGCTCATATGCAAAGGTCCAAAAGTTAGTGAACGCCTTGGACGGGGGCAGAAACGACGACGCCCTGAAGGGTATTCTGATAATGCTTCGATATGACAGCGACCTTCGCAATCGCGTGGTTCAAAAGGGTGACCTTGATGCTGGAATCACCGATTTTCTATTCGGCCGACCGCTCATGAAAACGCTTGGATTGTATGCTTTAAAAGTCGAAAAGAAAGGGGATACGTATTGTCTGGTTCCGGTGAAATATTAA
- a CDS encoding nitrilase → MKDIRIAAVICNSLAAKTRHNLDGMVKWIRASKNEGAAVVCFPEMNVTGYSNLAGIKDSAEPVPGTVTRDLLHLAESERIIILAGVVERDDEGRIFASHLVLTPDGFCGVYRKLHIAPPERSVFTPGDDIPVFAAEGVRFGIQLCYDAHFPELSTCMALKGADLIFIPHASPRGTPAEKYRSWMRHLPARAYDNSVFVIACNQTGDNKKGLNFPGIAMVIGPSGEVLQKDVSGREGVIVAELKAEDLDRVRNHRMRFFLPNRRPELYHL, encoded by the coding sequence ATGAAAGACATCCGCATTGCCGCCGTTATCTGCAACTCACTTGCGGCCAAAACACGCCATAATCTTGATGGCATGGTCAAATGGATAAGGGCTTCGAAAAACGAGGGGGCTGCCGTCGTCTGTTTTCCGGAAATGAATGTTACCGGATACAGCAACCTTGCAGGTATCAAAGATTCAGCAGAGCCTGTTCCCGGAACGGTAACACGGGATCTATTACATCTGGCGGAAAGTGAAAGGATCATCATCCTGGCGGGAGTTGTTGAACGGGATGATGAGGGCCGTATATTTGCCAGCCATCTGGTGTTAACCCCGGACGGCTTTTGCGGTGTGTATCGAAAACTGCATATCGCCCCGCCGGAGCGCTCCGTTTTTACACCCGGCGACGACATTCCGGTGTTTGCAGCCGAAGGTGTCAGATTCGGCATCCAACTGTGTTACGATGCTCATTTTCCCGAGCTTTCCACCTGCATGGCTTTAAAGGGGGCAGATCTTATTTTCATTCCACATGCATCTCCGCGGGGGACCCCTGCAGAAAAATACAGATCATGGATGCGCCATCTGCCTGCGAGGGCATATGATAACAGCGTGTTTGTCATTGCCTGCAACCAGACCGGTGACAATAAGAAAGGACTGAATTTTCCGGGAATTGCCATGGTCATCGGTCCTTCCGGCGAAGTGCTTCAAAAGGATGTAAGCGGCAGGGAAGGTGTCATCGTTGCAGAGCTCAAAGCCGAAGACCTGGACCGGGTTCGAAATCACAGAATGCGATTTTTTCTTCCCAACCGCAGGCCGGAACTGTATCATTTGTAA
- a CDS encoding Lrp/AsnC family transcriptional regulator: protein MPPLDNIDRVILNRMQSNFPITPRPYLAIAKSLGFSEEEVLVRVARLKKRGIIRRIGGNFVPEKLGFVSTLCAAKVPKDKIESFAEAVNRYPGVTHNYQRDNEFNIWFTFIAPSMAVIEENLENISREAGVTAILNLPSTRVYKIKAHFDL, encoded by the coding sequence ATGCCGCCGCTAGATAATATTGACCGCGTCATTCTGAACAGGATGCAATCCAACTTTCCCATAACACCGCGACCCTATCTGGCCATTGCCAAAAGCCTCGGTTTTTCCGAAGAGGAGGTATTGGTGCGAGTCGCCCGGTTAAAGAAAAGAGGGATAATCCGTCGAATCGGCGGCAATTTTGTTCCTGAAAAGCTGGGATTTGTCAGCACGCTCTGTGCGGCCAAGGTGCCGAAAGACAAGATCGAGAGTTTTGCCGAGGCTGTGAATCGCTATCCGGGAGTAACCCATAATTATCAGCGGGACAACGAATTTAACATCTGGTTTACATTTATTGCACCATCCATGGCGGTGATCGAGGAAAATCTTGAGAATATCTCCCGGGAAGCCGGGGTCACCGCAATACTCAACTTGCCGTCAACCAGAGTGTATAAGATAAAGGCGCATTTCGACTTATGA
- a CDS encoding YjbQ family protein → MILTIKSKSRTELIDITSGVQDMVRAAGIGNGFCLLYVPHTTAAVTVNESADPSVKADILMILNKIVPWEAGYGHLEGNSPAHVKATIVGPSELIPIENDRLALGTWQGIFFCEFDGPRTRKIHVKVTKCS, encoded by the coding sequence ATGATTCTTACAATTAAATCCAAATCCCGGACAGAACTAATTGATATTACATCCGGAGTTCAGGATATGGTAAGGGCTGCCGGTATCGGCAATGGGTTTTGTCTGCTTTATGTCCCGCATACAACTGCAGCGGTAACCGTCAATGAAAGTGCCGACCCGAGTGTTAAGGCCGACATCTTGATGATTTTAAACAAGATCGTTCCCTGGGAAGCCGGATATGGCCATCTTGAGGGAAATTCACCGGCCCATGTCAAAGCGACAATTGTCGGACCTTCGGAACTGATTCCCATAGAAAATGACCGGCTGGCATTGGGTACTTGGCAGGGTATATTTTTCTGTGAATTTGACGGCCCGCGCACCAGAAAGATTCATGTAAAAGTAACGAAGTGCTCCTAA
- a CDS encoding cold-shock protein → MANGTVKWFSDKKGYGFIEQEDGSDVFVHHSGINATGFKTLHQGDRVTFDIEQSAKGPAAVNVTVVH, encoded by the coding sequence ATGGCAAATGGGACGGTGAAGTGGTTTAGCGATAAAAAAGGCTACGGCTTTATTGAACAGGAAGACGGGTCGGATGTATTTGTTCATCATTCGGGAATCAATGCAACCGGATTCAAGACGCTTCATCAAGGCGACCGGGTTACCTTTGACATCGAGCAGAGCGCCAAAGGCCCTGCCGCAGTTAATGTCACGGTCGTTCATTAA
- a CDS encoding fumarate hydratase yields MVEFAYQDMFPLQEDTTEYRLLSEDHISTGLFEGTRILKIAPEGLTLLAGHAFRDVSHLLRPSHLALLAKILDDPESSDNDRYVALEMLKNAVISAEGVFPMCQDTGTAVVIGKKGQQVWTGCCDEEALSKGIFNAYTFGNLRYSQNAPLTMFAEKNTGCNLPAQIELYAVQGDAYHFFLLAKGGGSANKTYLYQETKAILTPEKLVTFMKAKMKSLGTAACPPYHLAFVVGGTSAELNLKTVKLASAKYLDHLPTEGNALGQAFRDKELEHELLEISRNLGIGAQFGGKYFCLDIRVVRLPRHGASCPIGLGVSCSADRNIKAKITRAGVFLERLETDPAKYLPEPGMPDKDAVRIDLNQPMDTIRATLSRYPVATRLLLTGNIVVARDIAHAKLKERLDNGESLPQYFKDHIIYYAGPAKTPKGYPSGSFGPTTAGRMDPYVPLFQKHGASLGMLAKGNRSKTVTESCQTYGGFYLGSIGGPAARLGKECITNIETLQYPELGMEAIFLISVRDFPAFIIVDDKGNNFFENLLN; encoded by the coding sequence ATGGTAGAATTTGCGTACCAGGACATGTTTCCACTGCAAGAGGACACTACGGAATATCGCCTCCTGAGCGAAGATCATATTTCCACAGGGTTGTTTGAAGGTACCCGCATATTAAAGATCGCCCCCGAAGGGTTGACCCTGCTGGCCGGACATGCCTTCAGGGACGTATCCCACCTGCTGCGGCCTTCGCATCTGGCGCTTTTAGCCAAGATTCTGGATGACCCGGAAAGTTCCGACAACGACCGCTATGTGGCCCTCGAAATGCTCAAAAACGCGGTCATTTCCGCCGAAGGCGTATTCCCCATGTGCCAGGACACCGGAACCGCCGTTGTCATCGGCAAGAAAGGACAGCAGGTCTGGACCGGTTGTTGCGATGAAGAAGCACTTTCCAAAGGTATTTTCAATGCCTATACCTTCGGCAACCTGAGGTATTCCCAAAATGCGCCCCTGACCATGTTCGCTGAAAAAAATACCGGATGTAATCTTCCGGCCCAGATTGAACTGTATGCCGTCCAAGGGGATGCCTACCATTTTTTCTTGCTGGCAAAGGGCGGTGGATCGGCCAATAAGACCTATCTCTACCAGGAGACCAAGGCGATCCTGACTCCCGAAAAACTGGTAACCTTTATGAAAGCAAAAATGAAGTCCCTGGGTACCGCGGCCTGTCCGCCCTATCATCTGGCGTTTGTAGTGGGCGGAACCTCGGCCGAACTAAATTTAAAAACCGTCAAACTGGCCTCAGCCAAATATCTCGACCACCTTCCCACCGAGGGCAATGCCTTGGGGCAGGCCTTCAGAGATAAGGAACTTGAACACGAACTGCTGGAGATTTCACGCAATCTCGGCATCGGTGCTCAATTCGGCGGGAAATATTTCTGCCTTGACATCCGGGTTGTCCGTCTTCCGAGACACGGCGCCTCCTGCCCCATCGGCCTGGGCGTCAGCTGCAGCGCCGACCGCAATATCAAGGCCAAAATTACCCGTGCGGGAGTTTTTCTTGAACGGCTGGAGACCGATCCTGCCAAGTATTTGCCGGAACCCGGAATGCCGGACAAGGATGCTGTCCGCATCGATCTAAATCAGCCGATGGACACCATTCGGGCCACATTGAGCCGATATCCGGTGGCCACCCGGCTGCTTTTGACCGGAAACATCGTGGTCGCCCGGGACATTGCCCATGCCAAACTCAAAGAGCGCCTGGATAACGGAGAAAGTCTACCCCAATATTTCAAGGATCACATCATCTATTATGCCGGCCCCGCCAAGACGCCTAAAGGCTATCCGTCGGGATCCTTCGGCCCCACCACCGCCGGGCGCATGGATCCCTATGTGCCGCTTTTTCAGAAACACGGCGCGTCTCTGGGCATGCTGGCAAAAGGAAACCGATCGAAAACAGTTACCGAATCGTGTCAAACATACGGCGGGTTCTATTTGGGTTCCATCGGGGGCCCGGCCGCCCGGCTCGGCAAAGAATGTATTACGAACATTGAAACCCTTCAATATCCGGAGCTTGGGATGGAAGCCATCTTTTTGATTTCTGTCAGGGATTTTCCCGCATTTATCATTGTTGACGATAAGGGTAATAATTTTTTTGAAAATCTGTTGAATTAG